The following proteins come from a genomic window of Musa acuminata AAA Group cultivar baxijiao chromosome BXJ1-7, Cavendish_Baxijiao_AAA, whole genome shotgun sequence:
- the LOC103991444 gene encoding protein ASPARTIC PROTEASE IN GUARD CELL 1-like, with product MAEDSTHRCHFLFLFLLSHFTFSTYPAVARHLPPGSNRSLATATLDVSATRAQALQALTFTPSSHQPPSYLVPHNHSSAAAISLAFHSRDFLPSSAAHRHPDYKALTLARLRRDAARVRSIAARAALAVSGVAASDLKPVAEEKAAPIAAADSIEGPVVSGTSVGSGEYFSRVGVGSPARPFYMVLDTGSDVSWLQCLPCADCYQQTDPVFDPSASSSYAPLSCESSQCRSLDASACRSSSSTEAAVASGGEGSCLYQVSYGDGSFTVGDFATETLTFGRSDPVSGVAIGCGHDNEGLFVGAAGLLALGAGPLSFPSQISARSFSYCLVDRDSSSSSTLIISAGAAQSGEAPAVTAPLLRNRRLATFHYVGLTGISVGGQMLSIPPSAFAMDESGAGGVIVDSGTAVTRLQGPTYTALRDAFRAGTASLPSASAWSLFDTCYDLSSRTSVEVPTVGFHFPSSKELRLPAKNYLVPVDDAGTYCLAFAPTSASLSIIGNVQQQEIRVSFDLDNAVVGFSPNKC from the coding sequence ATGGCGGAGGACAGCACACACCGCTGCCActtccttttcctcttccttctctcccaTTTCACGTTCTCCACCTACCCAGCCGTGGCGCGTCATCTGCCGCCGGGGAGCAACCGATCCCTCGCCACCGCCACACTGGACGTCTCCGCCACCCGCGCCCAAGCCCTGCAGGCCCTCACCTTCACACCCTCTTCCCACCAACCCCCTTCTTACCTCGTTCCCCATAACCACTCCTCCGCCGCCGCAATCTCACTTGCTTTCCACTCCCGCGACTTCCTCCCCTCCTCCGCCGCCCACCGTCACCCAGACTACAAGGCATTGACCCTCGCCCGCCTCCGCCGCGACGCCGCCCGCGTCCGCTCCATCGCTGCCCGAGCCGCCTTGGCTGTCAGCGGAGTCGCCGCGTCCGATCTGAAGCCTGTCGCCGAGGAGAAGGCCGCCCCGATCGCCGCTGCGGACTCGATCGAGGGACCCGTCGTCTCCGGGACCAGCGTGGGGAGCGGCGAGTACTTCTCCCGGGTGGGGGTCGGCAGCCCCGCCCGGCCGTTCTACATGGTGCTTGATACCGGCAGCGACGTCAGCTGGTTACAGTGCCTCCCCTGCGCCGACTGCTACCAGCAGACTGACCCTGTCTTCGACCCCTCCGCTTCCTCCTCCTACGCCCCTCTCTCCTGCGAGTCGTCTCAATGCCGCTCCCTCGACGCCTCAGCCTGCCGGAGCTCTTCTTCGACCGAAGCTGCAGTCGCCAGTGGCGGCGAGGGGAGCTGCCTGTACCAGGTTTCTTACGGGGATGGGTCGTTCACGGTCGGGGACTTCGCCACGGAGACGCTGACCTTTGGTCGGTCGGATCCCGTCTCCGGCGTCGCCATCGGTTGCGGCCACGACAACGAGGGTCTGTTCGTCGGTGCGGCCGGGCTGCTCGCCCTTGGCGCTGGGCCGCTCTCCTTCCCCTCCCAGATCTCGGCCCGCTCCTTTTCCTACTGCCTGGTGGACCGcgactcctcatcctcctccaccCTCATTATCAGCGCCGGGGCCGCACAATCCGGCGAGGCCCCTGCGGTGACCGCGCCCCTCCTCCGCAACCGCCGGCTGGCGACCTTCCACTACGTCGGCCTGACTGGGATCAGCGTGGGCGGGCAGATGCTGTCCATCCCGCCGTCAGCCTTCGCGATGGACGAGAGCGGGGCCGGGGGCGTGATCGTAGACTCGGGCACCGCGGTAACGCGGTTGCAGGGGCCGACTTACACCGCGCTGCGCGACGCGTTCCGGGCGGGGACGGCGTCGCTGCCGTCGGCTTCGGCGTGGTCGCTGTTCGACACGTGCTACGACCTGTCGTCGCGGACGAGCGTGGAGGTGCCGACGGTGGGGTTCCACTTTCCGAGCAGCAAGGAGCTGCGGCTACCGGCGAAGAACTATCTGGTCCCGGTGGACGACGCGGGTACCTACTGCCTGGCCTTCGCCCCGACCTCGGCGTCACTATCCATCATCGGCAACGTGCAGCAGCAGGAGATACGTGTCAGCTTCGACCTCGACAACGCCGTGGTGGGCTTCTCCCCTAACAAGTGCTGA